The window CAGCAGGCCGTACTCCACCATGGTGCGGCCGTCGGCGTGGGTTCCGGTGCGGACCCAGACGCGGCGGCGGTTGATGTAAAGCGACATGACCAGGCCGGCAACTGCGAGGAAACCGAAGATCAGTGCGTACAGCTGGCCGGGGTTGTGGTGGATGTCCACGCCGATGTACTTCTTGACGCCGTCGAACGTGATGCTGCCCTTGCCTTCAGGCAAGCTAACTGTGGCACCCGGGCTCAGCGTGATGCCGCCAGCTGCCAGATCGCGTCCGTTGAGCTGTTTAAGGTCCTTGACGTCCAGTTCGAACACATTCTGGGGCACGCCCTTATCCAGGCCCAGGTCACCGTAGAACGAGTTCAAGCTCAGTTGGGGGTTGATGAGTTCAGGGGCGCCGCTGAAGGAAATCTTGTCCTCAGTGACGAACGCGGTAGGAAGGAAGAAGCCAACAAAGCCCAGCTGTTCCGGCTTGGCATCCGGGACCTTGATGACCACTGACGAGTAGTAATTGTCGCCCTGAACCTTGGCTGTGACGGGACCTTGGAATGCGATGTTGCCCTCGCCGTCGCGCACTGTCACCAGGGGCGCATAGCCGTTTCCGGTGAGGTAGAGGCTGGTTCCTCCGAGGGAAACGGGGTCATTGACCTTCAGCGTCTCCTTCTTGCCCGGCGCATCCGGAGTTTCCTTGGTGGTGACCTCTGCGGTGTAGTCGATGGGCTGACCGGCTTTACCCGGGGATTCGCGGTCGAATTTGGCCTCGAACTTGTCCAGCTGCATGGAGTACGGCTGGAGCGAACTGCTCTGGAAGTTAGTGCCCGGCGTGAATTGGTCGTAGCCCACCAGGGTGTTGACGAATGTTTCGCCCTCCACCAGGATTCGCTGGCCGCTGTACCCGTACAGGCCACCGATGGCCACGGACACCAGCACCCCGATCAACGAGGTGTGGAACACCAGGTTGCCCACTTCCTTAAGGAAGCCCCGCTCGGCACCCAAGGACGGCAGCTCGCCGTCGACGTCCCTGACCTCCACGCGGTAGCCGCGCTTCTTGAGCAGCCCGGCGGCATCGTTGATGGCCTTCGACGCCGGGATCCCGGCGCCGGCGGGCAAGGCCAGGGTGCCGTACTCCGGTAGGCGCGAAAGGCGCTTGGGGGTGCGCGGTGGCTGGGACTTCATGGCCTTGTAATGGGCGATGGCGCGCGGAGTGACGCAGCCAATCAAGGAGATAAACAGCAGAATATAGATGGCCGAGAACCAGGCCGAAGAGTAGACATCGTAGAGCTGCAGTGCATCGAGAAGCTCGCCGTAGGACGGGTTGTCCTTGATGTATTGCGTGACAACTGACGGGTTCGCGGGGCGCTGCGGGAACAGGGAGCCAGGCACAGCGCCAACGGCAAGCAGGAGCAACAGGAACAGAGCCGTACGCATGCTGGTCAGTTGGGTCCAGGACCACCGGAGCATGCCCTTGAAACCAAGCGCGGGCAGGGCTGCCTCGGACTTGGCCTGCTGGAGCTTTCCTTCGCCTGTTGTGCCTTCTGCGGAGGTGCTTTCAGCGGCTGGTGACTTCTTCTTGGCTTTCACGGACTCGCTCATCAGATTGGCAACTTCACATCGTTTTGGAACCAGTACTGCAACTCGGTCACCCAGGTTCCCCACACTCCGGTGGCCATCAGGATGCCGAGCAAAATCAGGATGCCTCCGCCGATCCGCTGGATGGCCAGCCGATGCTTGCGGAAGAAGGACATGACCCCCATGCCCCGGCGTACAGCCAGTGCAATCAGGAGGAACGGAATGCCAAGGCCAAGGCTGTAGACGAACGCCAGGAGGGCTCCCTTGGCCGCCGACGAACCACCGGACAAGCTCAGCAACTGTACCGCGGAGTACGTGGGACCAATACAAGGCGCCCAGCCCAATCCGAACGTGAGTCCCAGCAGCGGCGCACCCCACAGGCCTGCCGGCGGTTTGGCGTGGATCTTCGCGTCCCGCTGCAACCAGCCGAAACCGCCCATGAACACAACGCCCATGATGATCACCAGGATGCCCAGCAGTTGAGTGATCCAGGCGTTTTGCGGACCCGTCAGCAATGTTCCGAGCTGGCCGAAAGCACCGCCCAGGAGAACAAAAATCACAGAGAATCCCAGGACGAACAGCCCGATTCCGGCCAGCATGCGGCCCCGCCGCTGCTTTTGGAGGTCGACGCCGGTCAGTCCCGTGACGTAGCCAAGGTAACCAGGGACCAGCGGCAGCACGCACGGCGAAAGGAAGGAGACCAGCCCGGCCAGCAATGCCACCGGTACAGCCAGCAGCAGTGATCCGTTGAGGATCGTCTCGGCGAAAGGACTGTTCATGGGTACTACTCGGCCACTGCGGAGGTGATGAGGGCTTTCAGGGTGCTCTTCTCAATCTCCCCGAGAACGCGGGAGGCAACCTTTCCTTCTTTGTCCAGGACCAGGGTGGTGGGAACTGCACCTGGAGGGACAATGCCGGATACGGACAGCAGCACTGCCCCGTCCTTGTCATTGAAGCTCGGGTAGGTGATGTTGAAGGTCTTGTCGAAGGCCTCAGCGGTGGCTTGTTCGTCGCGAAGATTAACCCCGAAGAACTGGACGCCCTGGTCCTTGAAGTCCTGGTGCAGGGCTTCGAGCTGGGGGGCTTCGATGCGGCACGGAGCGCAGGCGGCAAACCAGAAGTTGAGCACCGTGACCTTGCCCTGGAGATCCTCAGGCTTAACGGTCTTGCCGTTAAACAGGGTCCCCTTGAGCGCCACGGGAGCTGCACGGTCAGCCTTCGCGAATTCCGTCACCGATCCGTCGCCTGCCACGTAGTTCTTGTTGTCGCCGGCCTTGGCCTGCTTGGCGAGGGAGTCTTCCTGGGCGCATGCGGACAGGCCCATGGTCAGTCCTGCCAGGAGGACTCCGCCGGCGCTCAGCACGCCGCGACGTGAAAGATTCTTGTCCATGCTTCTATGCCCCCGGGGTGCTTGCCGCGCCGGGGAGCAGAACGGCAGCAGGCTCGGTGTATTCGACGCGCACGATCTTGCCGTCGTCGTCCAGTGTCAAGGAAGTCAGGGAGGTGAGGGTGCACTCACGCTTGCGCGGATCGTGCGCAAGGCGGCGGCCCTCAGCCGTCAACCGGGTTGACCAGATGGGCAACTGGTGGCTGACCAGGATGGCTTCAGCGCCGTCCCCGCCCAGCTCGATTGCCTTGACGCGGGCATCTTCCACCGCCGCCAGCACGCGGGCTGCCTGCTCCTTGTAAGGCTCGCCCCAAGAAGGCCGCAGGGGATTTCGGAAGTAGAGCCAGTGCTTTGGTTTGAGAAACTCACTCTTGGTGGGGTGGAGTCCCTCGAAGTGGTTCTCGGCTTCGATGATGCGCGGATCCGTGGTGATTTCCAGGTTCAACGCCTCGGAGGTAGGCATGGCTGTTTCCTGGGCGCGGGTCAGCGGCGAGGCTACCAAGTGCACAATCTTGGCACCCTGGCTGACACGGGCCGTGAAGTGGTCCGCCAACATCCGGGCCATCTCCCGGCCGCGTTCGGAGAGGTGGAATTCCGGCAGCCGGCCGTAGAGGACAGCGTCGGGATTGTGGACCTCGCCATGGCGAAGCAGATGGACAGTTGCTTGGGGCATGTTTACCAGTTTCTCAAAGAAGCGGGGCGATCCGAAATCTTCTACCGCTAGTAGAACTCAAAATTTTTCCGAAATGTTCCGTGGAGTTGGAATAAAAGATGCATATGCATGTTTATACTGGGTACGAAGCTCGGTTGACGCTTCAAGCAATGAGCTCGACCAAGCAAGCACGAAGTACCCACCACTTGATATAGGAGCAACACCATGATGACTCTCCCCGCTTCCGTCACCACCGGCACCTGGACCCTCGACGCTTCCCACAGCGAAATCGGCTTCACCGTCCGCCACGCAGGCATCAGCAAGGTCCGCGGCCAGTTCAAGGACGCCACGGCCACCTTGGAAGTTGGCGAGACGCTGACCGATTCCAAGGTCACAGCCACCATCCAGACCGCCAGCTTCGACTCCGGCGACGTCAACCGCGACGGCCACGTCAAGGGCGAAGACTTCTTCGACGTAGAGAAGTTCCCGGAAATCACCTTCGTGTCCCGCCACGTCAAGGCCAACGGAAACAGCTTCGACCTCGTGGGCGATCTCACAATCAAGGGCGTGACCAAGGAAGTATCCATCGAAACCGAATTCAACGGTGTTGCAGTGGATCCCTTCGGCAACACCCGGGCCGGCGTCTCCGGCGAAACCACCATCAGCCGCAAGGACTTCGGCCTCACGTGGAACGCTGTCCTCGAAGCCGGTGGCGTCCTGGTCAGCGACAAGGTAGTCATCAACCTCGAGCTCGCGTTCATCGCACCGGCCGCCGCGTAGTCCTTCAACACCTGGCCCGATCCTCCGGGCATGCGTCCGCAAACGGCGCCCTGCACAGCTCACGCTGTGGGGGCGCCGTTTCGTATATGGAGAAGTCACTTCGCAATTGTTCGGTAAGAAGCCTGTATTTAGCTGCGCGTTAGCTCCGAATTTCCTATGCATCCTTCAACCTGCGGTCTAAAGTGATGCCATGAGTACCCCAGACGAAACACCACAGCCACAGCAGCCCGGCTCCCAGCCTCCGCAGCCCGGCAATGTTCCTCCTGCGGGCTACCAACCACCCCAGGGATACCAGCCACCGCAGGGTTACCAGCCGCCGTCGCAACCGGGCCAGTATTCACAGCCCGCGCCACCGCCGCCCGGCCCCGGCCAGCCTGCCCCGGGGCAGCCTGGATTCCATTTCGAAATGCCCACGGACGGTCCCCGCAACTTCAACGACGTGATGCCGCAGGGCGGCTTCTCGGGAATGTTCAAAACCCAGGGTCTGCCAACTGAACTGAAGGTGTCCTACTTCATCTGGGTGATCTCCGGACTTCTGGGCCTCTTGTTTGGACTCATCGGATTCTTCGCCGTCATCGCAGCATTCGCCTTCGCGCCCGGTTTTGCTGCCATCGCACTGATCCTCCTCCTTCTCGCCCTGGCGGTGGCCGCCGCACAGGTGGTCCTGGCTATGAAAATGAAGGAAGGCAAGGAGTGGGCACGCCTGGCGTTGACCATCGTGGCCGCAGTCTCCCTGCTGTTGTCCATTTTTGGCGCAGCAAATGGCGGCGGATCAGGCATGGGACTGGGAGGCAACTGGTTCGGCTTCCTGGTCAGCGCTGTAGCAGTGGTCCTGATGTGGTTGCCGAATTCGCAGCTTTGGTTCAAGGCAGTGAAGGGCCAGGTTTAACGCAGACGCAACAGCCGCCGTCGTGCGTTGTCGGCGGAAATGAAGTCTGAAGGCCGCGGTTGAATCCTCCGGGATCCCGCGGCCTTCATCATGAAGGCGTAAGCCGAGATGATGATTTTTCGGGTCAGCTTGAAATACCTGCGTGTGATCGTCTGCAGCGTCGGACCCGGGAGGTACGGTGGTAGCAGAACCACGCTGGGGGCAGGGTCATTTTGCTGATCCCGGCGGCCGCACAAGCAGTCGAACAAGCAAAGGAATGCCATGAGCAACCCTCCGTACCCGCCGGCCAACCCAGGCGAGAACAGCCAGCCCGAAACCAACGGCTCCCAGCCTTCCGCACCGCAGCCTCCGGCACCCCAGTATGGACAGCCAGCTGCTCCGCAGTACGGCCAGATGTCCCCTGAAGGTCAGCCTCCCGCTGCGCCGCAGTACGGTCAGCAGGCTCCCGTTGCGCCCCAGTACGGCCAGCAGTCCCCCGCTGCGCCCCAGTACGGGCAGCAGCCTCCCGCTGCTCCGCAGTACGGCCAAGACACCAACTGGCCGAGCCAGCAGCCCGGGCCCACCACCGTGCCGCAAATGGTCAACATCGCTTTCTGGTTGATCGTGGGCGCCGGCGCAATCTGGCTCATCTCCCTCATCATTTCCATGGCCGCCATCAACGATCCCGCCATGCGGAGCATGTTTGAAGACCAGATGGCAGCGGGAGGTGCAGCTGACGTGAGGTTCGAGGACGTGCAAGGTTTCATCGTAGGCACCATGGTGGTCATGGCAATCATCGGGGCTGCGCTCTACGCCCTGGTTGCCCTGAATGTCCGCAAGGGCCGCAACTGGGCACGAATCCTCGGAACAATTCTGGCCGCAATCTCCATCTTCATGCTGGTGCCGCTGAGCCTCGGCACTCTTGCCGGTCTCATGGGAATCGCCGCGATCGTCTTGCTGTACCTGCCGGCGTCGGCTCCGTATTTCCGTAAGGCGCAGCCGTTCGGCAACACGTACCAGAACCCCTACGGCCGCTAAACTCGCAGGCATTCCAAACACACCACGCGGGCGCGGACCCGGCGAAGGCTAAACGGCCTGACCCGGTGTCTGCGCCCGTTGTGCGTGGTAGGCGAGGATCTGAAGCTCGGTTGCCATATCCACCTTGCGGAGGTTGACGTGCGGGGGGACTTGCAGCAGCACGGGGGCAAAGCTGAGGACACTCCGGATCCCGGCGGCAATGACGCGGTCACATACAGCCTGGGCCACCGTGGCAGGCAACGCCAGCACCACCATGTTGGTATGGGTCCGTTCCAGGACACGTTCCAGTTCAGCGGAGTCACTGACCCGCAACCAGCCCACCTCGTTGCCGATCACCATGGGGTCGGCGTCGAAAATGGCTACGACGTCGAAGCCGCGGGACTCGAAGCCGCCATACCGGGCAAGGGCTTTGCCGAGGTTACCGGCGCCGACAATCGCGACCTTCCAGTCGTGGGTCAGGCCGAGGGCTGCCGCGATGTGGCGGCTCAAATACTGGACTTCGTAACCGACGCCGCGGGTCCCATAGGAGCCGACGTAGGAAAGGTCCTTGCGGAGCGTGGATGAGCTGACGCCCGAGGCCTCCGCCAGCGCTTCAGAGGAAACCCGCTCAACGCCTTCGGCCAAAAGAGAGTTCAGTGCGCGCAAATAGAGGGTCATCCGGGCCACAGCCGCGGGCGGGATCTGCTTAGTGGCAGGTTCGTTGTCCCCGGTTGTTGCTTCCGGGGACGGTTCCAGCGCAGTCACGGTACTCTCCATTGCGTCGCTTTGTTGTTCCACTCTATGACCCTCGGCCGGACTCAACAAAAGCCATTACTTGCGGGTAGTTCCACCCTCAGCCCTCCATGACTTTCATCAAGGTCCGGGTGAGCCGTTCCTCGTCGATCTTCCAGAAATCGCGCTGGATGCCGTCCACCAGCACCACTGGAATCTCCTCAGCGAACCGCTCCTGCAGTTGGGGGTCGCCGTCGATCTTCTGCTCGGTCCACTGCACGCCAAGACTTTTTGTGACGCGCTCGACGGCGGCACGCGCCTCCGTGCAGAGGTGACAGTCAGCTTTGGTGAGGAGAACGACGTCGGGAATGGCCATGTTTCAAAGGTACCGGCCCAACACTGCCTCACATCCCAGGCCCGGGTGACACCGTCATGCGTCTACAACGCCGGCCCCGGTGATTGACTAGACTCAAGGCATGCCCGAGGAGAAGAACGCCGCCGTGGTCGCAGATGCCTTGGTGCAGCAGGACGCCGCACAGAGGAACGCGGCCAAAAAGGACATCGCCCGGAAGTATGCCGGCGAGGCCGCTTTCTTCGACGTCGACAATACGTTGATGAAGGGTGCAAGTCTCTTCCACGTTGCGCGCAAAATGTATGAGCGCAAAGCGTTCACGCTTTCCCAGGCCGCTGGATTCGCCTGGAAGCAGTTCAAGTTCGTCATGCGGGGCGAGAACATGGAAGACGTCCATTCGGTACGCGACTCCGCCCTGACGCTTGCTGCAGGTATCACCGTGGAAGACATCAAAGCTTTGGGCGAAGAGGTCTATGACGAAATGATCGAGTCACGGATCTGGCCGGGAACCAAGGCGCTGGCAGAACAACACCTTCGGGTCGGCAGGAAAGTGTGGCTCGTGACGGCCACGCCCATCGAAGTGGCCACTGTCATTTCCACCCGGCTCGGCCTCACCGGCGCTCTCGGGACCGTTGGCGAGGTGGACGACGGCGTGTACACGGGAAAGCTTGTGGGCGACATCCTGCACGGACCAGCCAAGGCAATCGCGGTCCAACTCGTGGCAGACCGCGAGGGGCTGGATTTGGACCACTGCTGGGCCTACAGCGACTCCGCCAACGACATCCCCCTGCTCACTATGGTGGGGCATCCTGTGGTCATCAACCCGGACGCAAAGCTGCGCCGCCATGCCCGCGAAAATAACTGGCCCGTCTACGATTTCCGTTCCGGACGCCGCGCCGCAACACTCGGGCTCAAAGCCGCGACCGTCGGCGGAGCCGTCTACGGCCTGTGGCGCGGATTCTCAAAGTTCCGCGGCCCCCGCCTCTAACCCTCTCTCACCCCCCGCATGCTTGAACCCAACCCTCACTCACCCCCCGCATGCTTGAACCCAACCCTCACTCACCCCCCGCATGCTTGAACCCAACCCTCACTCACCCCCCGCGTGCTTGAACCCAACCCTCACTCACCCCTCAACGGCTTCGTCTCCAGACCTGTGGATAACTTCTGCGCCTCAGCTCAATTGTGGGCAAGAATGCCGGTATGCAACCGCCGATTCCCGTCCCCTCTCAGCTCGCATCCGCTCCATTTACCCTCAAGGAGGCCAGGGCCGCCGGCCTTGCCCATCCGCAGCTTTGGAACCGCGTCGGCATTGAAAGTGTCAGCCAGGGCATTTACCGGCCGGCAAATTGGGAATTCGACCTTGAGGCAGCTGCCCGATCGCTGTCAGCTGCTACCCCTGGCGCTTGGATCTCCCACGTCACCGCCGCCAAACTCCATGGATTCCCGCTTCCTCCGTGGCTATCTGACTCAAACGAGCTGCACCTGAGTAAGCCGAGGAATCTGCCGTCAGTGCGCCGAAAAGGAGTAACCGGGCACACTCTTGTGGTCTCGAACGGCGAAATCGAGTTGGTTCGAGGCACCTGGATCAGCACTCGTCCAAGGACCTGGTTGGATTTGGCGCGCGTGCTGCCGCTAAAGGAGCTTGTGTGCATCGGTGACGCACTCATTCGCATACCGAGGCCCGACTTTGAAGAGCGGGCAACACCGTTCACAACACTCGATGCACTTCGCGCCATGGTGGACCGGCACAAGAATCTGCAAGGGGTCGTCCGAGCCAGGGAGGCTCTCGACCTTATGCGGATCGGGGCCGATTCAGTGCCCGAATCGATGCTGCGCCTCGCGATGCTCGATGCTGGGCTTCCCGAGCCAGAACTGCAGGCGCGGCTCTATCTCAGCGACCCGTTCTCACCGTCCGCGGACCTTGGGTACCGGA is drawn from Arthrobacter sp. 31Y and contains these coding sequences:
- the resB gene encoding cytochrome c biogenesis protein ResB, giving the protein MSESVKAKKKSPAAESTSAEGTTGEGKLQQAKSEAALPALGFKGMLRWSWTQLTSMRTALFLLLLLAVGAVPGSLFPQRPANPSVVTQYIKDNPSYGELLDALQLYDVYSSAWFSAIYILLFISLIGCVTPRAIAHYKAMKSQPPRTPKRLSRLPEYGTLALPAGAGIPASKAINDAAGLLKKRGYRVEVRDVDGELPSLGAERGFLKEVGNLVFHTSLIGVLVSVAIGGLYGYSGQRILVEGETFVNTLVGYDQFTPGTNFQSSSLQPYSMQLDKFEAKFDRESPGKAGQPIDYTAEVTTKETPDAPGKKETLKVNDPVSLGGTSLYLTGNGYAPLVTVRDGEGNIAFQGPVTAKVQGDNYYSSVVIKVPDAKPEQLGFVGFFLPTAFVTEDKISFSGAPELINPQLSLNSFYGDLGLDKGVPQNVFELDVKDLKQLNGRDLAAGGITLSPGATVSLPEGKGSITFDGVKKYIGVDIHHNPGQLYALIFGFLAVAGLVMSLYINRRRVWVRTGTHADGRTMVEYGLLARGEDHRLAGEAAALREIFAREWNVPETPDTATTTAGSSSTSKDQ
- a CDS encoding cytochrome c biogenesis CcdA family protein, giving the protein MNSPFAETILNGSLLLAVPVALLAGLVSFLSPCVLPLVPGYLGYVTGLTGVDLQKQRRGRMLAGIGLFVLGFSVIFVLLGGAFGQLGTLLTGPQNAWITQLLGILVIIMGVVFMGGFGWLQRDAKIHAKPPAGLWGAPLLGLTFGLGWAPCIGPTYSAVQLLSLSGGSSAAKGALLAFVYSLGLGIPFLLIALAVRRGMGVMSFFRKHRLAIQRIGGGILILLGILMATGVWGTWVTELQYWFQNDVKLPI
- a CDS encoding TlpA family protein disulfide reductase, producing the protein MDKNLSRRGVLSAGGVLLAGLTMGLSACAQEDSLAKQAKAGDNKNYVAGDGSVTEFAKADRAAPVALKGTLFNGKTVKPEDLQGKVTVLNFWFAACAPCRIEAPQLEALHQDFKDQGVQFFGVNLRDEQATAEAFDKTFNITYPSFNDKDGAVLLSVSGIVPPGAVPTTLVLDKEGKVASRVLGEIEKSTLKALITSAVAE
- a CDS encoding histidine phosphatase family protein → MPQATVHLLRHGEVHNPDAVLYGRLPEFHLSERGREMARMLADHFTARVSQGAKIVHLVASPLTRAQETAMPTSEALNLEITTDPRIIEAENHFEGLHPTKSEFLKPKHWLYFRNPLRPSWGEPYKEQAARVLAAVEDARVKAIELGGDGAEAILVSHQLPIWSTRLTAEGRRLAHDPRKRECTLTSLTSLTLDDDGKIVRVEYTEPAAVLLPGAASTPGA
- a CDS encoding YceI family protein produces the protein MTLPASVTTGTWTLDASHSEIGFTVRHAGISKVRGQFKDATATLEVGETLTDSKVTATIQTASFDSGDVNRDGHVKGEDFFDVEKFPEITFVSRHVKANGNSFDLVGDLTIKGVTKEVSIETEFNGVAVDPFGNTRAGVSGETTISRKDFGLTWNAVLEAGGVLVSDKVVINLELAFIAPAAA
- a CDS encoding redox-sensing transcriptional repressor Rex, which encodes MESTVTALEPSPEATTGDNEPATKQIPPAAVARMTLYLRALNSLLAEGVERVSSEALAEASGVSSSTLRKDLSYVGSYGTRGVGYEVQYLSRHIAAALGLTHDWKVAIVGAGNLGKALARYGGFESRGFDVVAIFDADPMVIGNEVGWLRVSDSAELERVLERTHTNMVVLALPATVAQAVCDRVIAAGIRSVLSFAPVLLQVPPHVNLRKVDMATELQILAYHAQRAQTPGQAV
- a CDS encoding glutaredoxin family protein, whose product is MAIPDVVLLTKADCHLCTEARAAVERVTKSLGVQWTEQKIDGDPQLQERFAEEIPVVLVDGIQRDFWKIDEERLTRTLMKVMEG
- a CDS encoding HAD family hydrolase produces the protein MPEEKNAAVVADALVQQDAAQRNAAKKDIARKYAGEAAFFDVDNTLMKGASLFHVARKMYERKAFTLSQAAGFAWKQFKFVMRGENMEDVHSVRDSALTLAAGITVEDIKALGEEVYDEMIESRIWPGTKALAEQHLRVGRKVWLVTATPIEVATVISTRLGLTGALGTVGEVDDGVYTGKLVGDILHGPAKAIAVQLVADREGLDLDHCWAYSDSANDIPLLTMVGHPVVINPDAKLRRHARENNWPVYDFRSGRRAATLGLKAATVGGAVYGLWRGFSKFRGPRL
- a CDS encoding DUF559 domain-containing protein is translated as MQPPIPVPSQLASAPFTLKEARAAGLAHPQLWNRVGIESVSQGIYRPANWEFDLEAAARSLSAATPGAWISHVTAAKLHGFPLPPWLSDSNELHLSKPRNLPSVRRKGVTGHTLVVSNGEIELVRGTWISTRPRTWLDLARVLPLKELVCIGDALIRIPRPDFEERATPFTTLDALRAMVDRHKNLQGVVRAREALDLMRIGADSVPESMLRLAMLDAGLPEPELQARLYLSDPFSPSADLGYRKQRVAIQYDGGHHLEEEQMLSDRRRDKAFKAAGWTVLVFDKADLTDDFGAAVRQIKKVLRGAWVDPAVESGFARGN